In candidate division KSB1 bacterium, a single genomic region encodes these proteins:
- a CDS encoding RluA family pseudouridine synthase, which translates to MSGQHLELIVSSTVMPERIDKFLATQFNQISRTRIHQLLEENRILVNGKKIKPSHNVIPGERIEIHIPKPRKVEILQEDIPLDILYEDEQLLIINKPAGMVVHPAFGHSNGTLVNALLYHCDNLSGINGELRPGIVHRLDKDTSGLLVVAKDDYTHRHLSEQFSQRTAQRSYISILWGAFKKSEGRIETKFGRSPNSRKKMAVLSEGKTAITNYKVLEQLPLISFVELKLETGRTHQIRVHMTHIGHPVFSDYDYGGRQNGAKALSKSDRKIAEEYFNCLRRQALHAQNLGFEHPRTGQKVYYTSPVPNDIDGLLTLARQVSDPQISTETQMTSKL; encoded by the coding sequence ATGTCTGGTCAACATCTCGAACTCATCGTATCATCAACTGTAATGCCGGAGCGTATCGATAAGTTTCTGGCTACTCAATTCAATCAAATATCTCGCACACGAATCCACCAATTGCTTGAAGAAAATAGAATCCTGGTCAATGGCAAAAAAATCAAACCAAGCCATAACGTCATTCCCGGGGAGCGAATTGAAATACATATCCCCAAACCGCGAAAAGTAGAAATTCTACAAGAAGATATTCCTTTGGATATTTTGTATGAAGATGAACAACTATTGATTATTAACAAACCAGCCGGAATGGTTGTGCATCCGGCGTTTGGGCATTCAAACGGAACTTTGGTGAACGCCTTACTCTACCATTGTGATAATCTTTCCGGTATCAATGGGGAATTACGGCCGGGTATTGTTCATCGCCTGGATAAGGATACTTCTGGCCTTCTCGTTGTGGCTAAGGATGATTACACCCACCGTCATTTATCAGAACAGTTTTCACAAAGAACAGCACAAAGAAGCTATATCTCCATTTTGTGGGGTGCGTTTAAAAAAAGCGAAGGACGTATAGAAACAAAGTTTGGCCGTAGTCCGAATAGTCGTAAGAAAATGGCTGTTTTGTCGGAAGGTAAAACCGCGATCACAAACTATAAAGTCTTAGAGCAGTTACCCTTAATTAGCTTTGTAGAATTAAAATTAGAAACAGGAAGAACACACCAGATCAGGGTGCACATGACACATATTGGCCATCCTGTATTTTCAGATTATGATTATGGTGGGAGACAGAACGGAGCTAAGGCCCTATCAAAATCCGATCGAAAAATAGCGGAAGAATATTTTAATTGTTTAAGAAGACAAGCGCTTCATGCCCAAAATTTGGGGTTTGAACATCCAAGAACTGGACAAAAGGTTTATTATACCAGTCCGGTTCCAAATGATATTGATGGATTGTTAACACTTGCTCGCCAGGTATCCGATCCACAAATTTCTACTGAAACCCAGATGACATCGAAACTTTGA